The following nucleotide sequence is from Vitis vinifera cultivar Pinot Noir 40024 chromosome 14, ASM3070453v1.
aaaatcatattttaccaaataattattttaataattataaaccTCCTACAAAGAGGAGCTTAAATCTCAATCATGGAGtagatagaaaaatgaaatacatgGATTAAGAATAGGTGAAAAATGCTTAAATTTTAAGTTGTAAGTTAAATTGGAATATCACACATCTAACAAGTATAGGaggacaaaaaggaaaaaaaagttaaacataaGTGTAGCACCTTAATCTATTAGAAGAACAAGTTCATTTAAATATAagtcttcatttatttaaaactcTAGCATGATTCCCTAAACTACACTTGGGGTTAGGAGAATGGGTTTGTTACATAAATGAGAATTTGTTCCAGATTGTCAGAAAACTTCGGATTATCTTTTTGAAATGTCCAAGATCCAAAAATAGTTGTTTTGCTGTTTAATTTTTCATCCCAAATTGTGAATGGAATCACACAAAAATCGAGAACCACCTTGTCTCACACCATAAAAGTCTTTCACTTTCTTTTGTAAAGAACTTTTCTTTTTGAGTCCTCTTACTGTTTCTTTTCTGATAGGAAAGAAACTACTCCCCCTTGATTTCTTATTTGGTTGGATCGAGTTGGGTTAGCTTGACTTGAGCACCCATCTAACTCCAATACAAGTAATAAAGAAAAGACAAATGTGTACACTTAATATGATGTTAATGggcctattttttttatagggtaTCCATCTCTAGTGGGAggatttgaaatgaaaataaataggttaaaaatgagtttgaaatttttctTGAAACCCAGGTGGGTTCGGGTATTTCTAattctaataaatataaaataataagaaaaaccatttccaaaaaaaaaaaaaaagatttgcaaaatttataatacttacttatttttaatgtaattaataaaaatataaatatgggTTGGATATGCGgaattctcattcattttctacCATAATCTAAcctatttaaatttttcattaggACTAGAATGAGAATAGGTTTATAAAAATGGGATGGACTAGGATACGACAACCCATACCCTTGCCATCCCATTCAAAAGTATGAATATAcatcttaaatatataaagTTTGACCCAAACTATAAGCAAAGCTAGAGGAAATCAGATGTtgactaaattttatttttttagaaaattataaataatagtaCTTAGCAAACTTGCAATCactacaaattaaaattttgatttcttccaATTAACATGTATCATTGAGAAAAGAATTTACCGATGGATATTATTGAAGCATAGTAGTAAAAAAATGTGTGTTGTAAAAGATTTGACAATAAGATCTTTTGTCACTAATgaaattgttagaaaaattagactAATTCAACCTAAGGTAATCACCTTAAAAAGAAGGGAGGGAAGTGTGAATAGAGTGATggtctttttttgaaaatttaaattgtgTGAATgcaaaaaacaattatttgcaaatatataataaaacaatatgaaaacaattgcatataaagtaaaagagctGAGAAGAAATAATGCaaatacaagatttttatagtggtttggcgcAACCCCGCCTGCGTCCACTCTCCTTTAGCTTCAATcctaagcttgaggttccactaattcaatgATAGCAAACCAACCCTTCAAGccatacaattggattatggttatAATCCACCATATTAAACTTTTGGTTCCAAACACCCTTTAcaattctcaagagatatctcactcttgaacaactcCTTAAGTAATatcccacacttgagaatccttAAATGATACCTCATACTTAAATTCTTCCTCtaaaagatttacaaatgaagatAAATAATCTAACAAAttcctagtacaaaactttaggcttaaatgatacaagaaaactagaattgaattgtgcactaatgatatacaaattttagaacaatggtgcactaaaaaacactctctcaaggctcaaatatattcaagaaagatttCGGAAAGTTAAgttcttgaaacaatgaagattagagcctttttatagaggaaaaaaaagtcaaactagtcgTTGCAAGTTCATTCGGTCGAGCTTCTGTTCGACTAGTTAACTAatcgttagcatttaatgcttggcaggtgaccgttggatCTTGACCACCCCTCAACCAAACCTCAATCAATTGAACAAGTGTTTTGGAAGAGAAAAAAGGTTTTTGCACCCCTTGACCAGTTGAGCTGAACAGGTTGACTGGTTCCTTATCCGATTCAACCAGTTGAgtcgtttttggctcaacaaccataattttcaatttaaaacctTTTAGACAAGATTGGAAAGCATTTGACACaatgttttaattaaaaacatgaaatcatccaattttaaagaattttaaaacaaaattacttttggatgattttggtacataaattaataatgtaatgTATGAAAAACCTAGTGCACCAACGACCTTACTAAGAGATTTTATGAAActtagattttgaaaaacacttctttttgacgtcttctttttcttatgaatttcCCTTTGACTTAATTTTGTCTTTGTAATTGCCACTTTGAAAATCTtcttacctaatcacacttgaaatataatcattggttccaaatcttattttgttatcatcaaaaccgagattaaccaaGCCTtggtttcataatttttttaacaagtggtatcagagccgaggTCATGGGTTCGAACCATAAGGATGTTGTTGGGGAAGAGATTGTTGGCAGATCGGAGGGTTAGTCACGTTCATCAACTCTCCTTGTGTCTGAATGTTGTGGGTGATTGGGTGAATACATTATAAGGCTAGGGTATGCGCCTTTCttaatagtaattgtttttaGAAGAGTTGGTAGTGGTCGAAGGTCCTACAAAAACTCTTTAGCAACAAACTATCAAGTGGATTTGATTATTGCTATTGCCAATGAAATAAATTGGTTGGAAAAtgcaaataattttctaatggTTAACTTGACAAcatactaaaattattattcttacCAACATACAAAGTTGGTCACCATAAACTAAGAATGAAGagtttttaatcattatcttaCCACTAGATAACAAATTTCACTACCTCTTTCACCACAAAAATGTTCATTTCAATCCACAAGGTTTCAAAACCTAATCTAGAAGGCTATATTTATTCCTTTGTAAATATTCTTTCTCGTTGACATATCTCTTTATGCAACACATGCAATATAATATAAAACTTTAACATTAGTTTTAGGGGTGCAACTTAGATAGGTTGACCCCATTCAACCCGAACCTAGCCTGATATTTAGGCAGGTTTGggcaaatattttcaatacttGGGTTGAGCTTgggttaagtttttttaatttaaactcAATTTGTGTTGGGTTTGAACAAAGGTTCAAACAATCCAAGCCTAACTCAAATTTgatttactatttttataacatttataatgtttattatcatgtataataatattcattttctttataaactttaaagaaaaatatcaaattataattatatcatatatttttcagtTTTTAGAAAGAcatgtaagtttttttttttttttttattgttatcttgaaattttgtattatttttttatttaaattttggtatatatatatatatatatatatatatatatatatatatatatatatatatatatatatatatatataagtttttaaaaaccactataaatgaattttgaatcatgTAACCCAATCAAACCGATCAATTCAAATCTAACTCAATTAACTTGAGTCTAACTTGATCAACTCAACTTTAACATGACCAACTTGAGTTACACTAAAGCTTATGATTAATATCacaattaaatttaacaacTAATTTATGTAGAATTACACTAAcaatatttttcttgaaaaaaggaaaaggaaaaactaaaagtaatatcaatattatttacctcataatgtaaaataattaaacaatctCTCAAAATGTTCTAGACAACTGCATCTATCCCCGCCTTTCTAATTGTTTCATGGTACCTATTTGGATTatgcaatatttttttcctttttcttgcatatGTCAAAGCAATCTTGTAATTGCTTGCTCTTAAGGTAAAATTGTGGATAATGGTCTAGAGATAGATTAGAATCACTTAGTCATCAATGACTATTCTACAATGAAGAAATCTACACAACTTATTTACTTGCAAGGAAACTATGGTTTGAATCTTTCGTACAACTTTTAATGCACttaaatcatgtacaatgcaagtcaAAATGTTCAACATAGATAATTCATAAATAGTAtaacaaatggaaaaataaaatcataatataaatattaatgaaatctatttattgttacattatgtcatgcttttaagggttctatctcAACAATAATTAAGATATTGGGGGTGTCTATATGCAAGAATACCAATTAGCAAAATATAAAACTTGGCACCAATAATAAAGATCCTTTACCTAATATAGCTATTTTCCACCACATTATAAgtcatcaaattttcttaacCATTACTCATTCGAATATCCTTTTTGCCATTTATATCCTTATATAGTTCAAGCAAGCTCATAAGCCACACTTTGATGCAACCTTGCTAGTTTTGTGCTACTTAAAAAACATCTTGGTAAAGGTATTTTATTAGCTACTACAAATCCACTGAAATTTATTGCCTATACTAACCCTAATTGTGTAGATTGTTCTACTACTCATTGATTTACAAGGGAATATTGCAAAGTTCTTGGTGCTATTCATATCTCATGAAGGACTAAAAATAAAGTGTTGCTTCTAAATCATTTGCTAAAGTATAGAGCCATGACTTAAGCCACTTGTAAGTTGCAATGATTCAAGTTTCTATTAGTTGATTTTAGGATCAATCTATTTAGTCCAACAACTTTCTATTGTGATAATCAAACATCTATCCATATTGTTAATTACGAATCCCATCTCCCATGAACCAACCAAGCATATTGAATTAGATTGTTACTTTATTCATGAGAAAACTCAATGAAGGTTAGTCAAAACAACACATTCCTATGATGAAGCAAGTTcttgatatcttcaccaagctTTAAGTTAGTGTGAACTTTCTACGACTATTTGGCAAGTCGGGTATGATTTACATTCACACTAAGGGGAGTACTACACAACAAAATTAAAGGAGTAGATTGTAGTTATAGTTCAACTTCTTTTTAATACCAACTAAATTTTTTcctattgtttttttcttaaaattatgcctatatatatatatatagtgtgtGTGACCCTTTTCAATTAGTAGGTTAGACCTAAATCCTTAGGTTGGGTTCTTGGTTGAAATCCCAAAAGTCCTACTTATTTGGAAATCTTAACACACATTTTCTGAAAGAAACAATGTTAGGTTTTAGAAAACAATCTTTCAAAGTAAGCTTCTAACTCCCTTATTAGTATTTCATATTCAATAAATAGCTTTAAATAGTTtgaatatgattttaaaaatctaaatccaAATTAGGcgttgattgatttatttattttttaaactagaaGTTTATATGCAAAGGTGGATTAATTCATGAAAATAGAGAAATTCCAAATATTTGTATTCCCATTGGAAAATATTTAATCCATGAAAActatattgatttatttatttattattattatactttGAATTCACTTCCCTTGTTGATTACTTTTAATGTATCCTCACTTGGAGGAATTATGGTTAAGACAAGAATTTGTTTTATGTTGGGATTCACTTTAGGAATTATTTTCTCCATGTACATTTGATTGAACTTTAGTGAATAATTGAATCATAAAGACTTGAAGTTACTTTGAATGATAGATTGGTATATTGATATTTCTAGTTTCAATTGTTGCTATAGTGAATATTTTTAGAGATGgagtatttgatgaaaataacatattttgcCTATTTTGAACAAGATTTTGATAATCGATGAATTTCTAATTATAAGATATTTATTTGGGTTATTTGGGCTTCGAATTTTCATCGTGTGAGTGGGTTTGTGCATGGCAAGAggcccaaaataaaaaataatcaccGTTAAGAAAACCACAAATAGTAACCTTCCAAAGCACCATTTTTGGGAAAGTATCAATAGCATCAAAGTCTCCAGATGAGGAAAAAAATGCCTACACGTGACAAAAGTacatcaaaaagaaaatatctgaCAAAAAAAGCCAACACGTGAGGGGCATGGATTCATCCCTGATACCGAGGCCAGCCCATTTCATCTAATATTTGGGCCCATCATGATGCGCCCCAAACCGTGTCATACGCATAGCACGTGGGCCCCAGtgaaaagcaagaaaataaaatttctggaCAAGATTGACTTCACAAAACGCCACCATCGCTTGGCAGCGCACTTCAAGATGTGGCAGGTCATGAGCCCTTGAAGTTTGTGAGGGATTGGGCTTGATGCCTGCCTCCAAAGCGCTGAAAATGCCATCACCTTTTTGCTGCATTCATGATTTGTCTGGAGCAAGCCTCTCGGACGTAGCAACGGTGGTCCTGGCTCCTTGCTAATGCTGCGTcgttttattcattttgtatTCTTGGAAATGGGGTGAGTATGATATAAATACAATTGCATGTGCTTATACTCATTGAACATCCGGATATTGTAGCCGGCAATCGAACTTGGATGCTTCTCATGTGAACGCCATCGCTTTCAAACATGCAATCCCCTTTTTATAACAAAACAAATACGCCACACCGTGCCCAATGTTTTCTTATACTTCTCTaagttattttgaattttttttaaataaaaagtaaaaaacttgtttagatagattggttttaaaaataattttttatttattttaattttgtaaaaaattataaatttaatttgtataatattaattcaatgtaattcaagtcttattaaaaataaataatttttagtaatatattagtattatatatattaaaaattgatgatatttgaatatgtattataaaaataaataataataatttaaaaataatatttattaaatttattttatttaaaatatttttaaaaaaaattatttttttaatatgtaaataagctaagtttttattatatgtatatatttaatACCTAATTGTTGATATAGTATTTTGAACTAGTTTGGATTTAATTAgtaatttaaattattcttaaaaattaaaatattaattaaagaatttaaaataataaatctcccttggtttaaaatttatttacgaagagaattttaaaatataattatattcgTAGGAGAAATAATAACACATCGTGATTAGTTTtgatatcttatttttttatagtaattagatttattttttaattaaaaattatgcaattaattattaaactcattatCAAATTCACATATTAAGTATTGATTTGAAGCTCAttttttaatgagaaaaatagtaaaattatagttatttttaagagaaacaatattaatcataaaaattaatataaaaaaaatagaactaaagatttcttttttaaaagcttccatatttttcctttaaaccATCCCTAATGTTATACTTGCTtctaaggatagaaaaatgaattttaaggaaaataattctcatatatTTGGCTtctctattaaaaatataaaataaaattaagtataattaCAATGActtaaaactttataaaattttaatttttatataaaaaaaaatgaaaatgatactaaagtaattaataaaaataatttattaattttaatttttttaacatttttcttgggaacaaacaaaacctaaaatgtttttataaaacttcACTTTTCAACTAATCCTTcatgtaattattattaataaaaaattaaaggaaataaaaaaatacaaataaaaaaacttaaatagcCACATCTAAAATAAAGTAAGAATATCTCGCAAAAAACTTATATGAACAATCATTTTGTAATTCGTGTCCGTGCCGTAAGAAATTAAAGCATCTAGATATCACTATCAAAGATAgtgataaaaactaaaaataaaaatttgggaaatttgtttttttgaaagtAATGCATTGATAATTTCTCcctcatcattatttttataaattctttGACCATTTCataggaaggaaaaaaaatgtaattttttttttattttaagaaaattcttAGGCATTGAATTTGttagataaatatatagatagtatgaaattaagatataaataaatgaaattatataaaagtaaataagaTTAAATTGAAAAGAAGATGTTGAGAAGCAACATAgaggaaaataattataattagacTTATAATATATAGAggaaaattattcatttatttattttggatataCACGCCAATAGGCCAGAGGGCAACGGGACCCATTAGTTTATCTCTTCTCCCCTGCGTGTCAGAATGTGATAACAAAAATGTTCAGAAGATGGGAAGAGAAGCAACATCTTGGTATCCAGGTGGTGGCACCGTAGCCGTGCTCGCCGGTGTTGCTATCAAAGCGGTGGATGGAGTTATCACCATGTGACTAAAAATCTCTTGTCACTGAAAAAGAAAGACTACCAGCATTTGGAGGGTGTTTTTTTTATGAGCCgtgtaattttttaattagaatagGTATTGTGTTTTTCGAATCAGAACTCCgaattcgttttttttttttttaagttaaattaaataaatttactttttaagtattcggtttttgaaaataagagtttaatgtaaaaataaaattttatatttatttttaataattttattttaaaataatatttataaaaaaaaggggaaGGGGAGAGGAAACTCAAGCATGTTCCATGTATTTTATCATTCACAAAGGCTTTGgacatttcaaaatatattatataatgagAGAAACCATATGAAACCGTTTCTCATATGGCACATAAAGGCAAAACACATTGGCTAACGATGCCTCCAATATGAGCCAATCATTTTCCACGGCTTTCTTTGACCTCACGCTGCAAACCATTACCAGGGCCACAGGTACCAAATCACGCTTCTCCACGCCGTACCCAGGTGAGCCTTTCTCGGCATATTCGCATCTCTCTTTCTTTGCTGTGAATCTTTTCATGCATGTTCCTTGTATGTTCAGAATTGCTGCTTTTTcctctataattttatttatttatttatttattttccctcTCTTCATACATAGTACAGAGATTGTGTTTTTCCcctttgaaaaatattttgcattTACTTCTAAATTTTCGATTCTGTAAGAGTGAGCAATCCCTGTTCTTCCTCTTTGACTAAAGCTTCAGTTTGAACTTTAAATTTCTGGGTTGTGCTTATAATCTGAGAATTTGATCAAACTCGTAGAATTTCATCTACGGCTTAGTTCGGTTGCTAagaaaagtgaaggaaaagaaGAGTATAGAATTTTTAAGGCTTGAAttccttttttccttgtttGTTAGTTGGGTTGAGTTTTTCCGTTTTCTTTGTGGGAACTAGAACAAGAGCCGTAACTCGTAAGCGATGATGGtgtctccttttcttttcctccattttctttcGGGTCAACCgacttgtgttttttttttttttttgtattttattcatGGCAAGTAGTATCTGTTTATGTAACAGGTTGAAATGGAAAGAGGAGAGAATAATAGCAGAAGAAGAATTGGGTCGTTTAAAGCAGACATTAATATGTATGGAGAGAGGAATCTTGAAGGTAGTGCTGCCCTGAGGAAACCCCATTTAGAAATTTTAGAGGTACAGTTTCAAACAACTATTGAAAGTCTTGTTGGCCATATAGTACTGTTAATTTGTCCATTTCCATTCCTTGTGATAATATATTGTTCCTCCCTAAAATTCAGCAGAAGCCCTCATCAATAGCAAGAGAACTCCTTTTGGCTAGGAGGGACATTGGACGATTCAGTGAGAGCAGAAGAGCGGCAGATTCAATGAAAATTGAAGCCGAGTCTGAGCTCTTTAATGCAAAGAAGACAGTGAGAACACTGAGTTCCCTTATCAATGAATCCAAGGCAAAAGCAAAGATGCAGGACCTTGAAGATATAAAGAAGCCTGAAAAGCGAGAAGAAGGGCGGGCATCGGATGTTGGAAAGGCTGAGAATTATCAGTATGCAGAGGTGATGAAAGAAGTGGAACTTATGAAACAGGAACTGAGTAAACTTAAGCTGGACATGGCTTCTGTTTTGGAAGAGAAATCACGGGCTGAGAAGGAAATTGAAGCCGCAAGCTCAAAAATTTGGTCTTATGGAAGCTCAGCAAATTCACTTAAGAAAGAGATTGAGGAAGCCAATGAAGACCAAGTACTGGTTGAGTTGGCGCGGATTGAGGCTGTTAAAGAATTGGTAGCCATTGAAGCTCAGAGAGAAAAAGAAGCTAATGAATTCTCATCTGCAATGGAGAAAACCAGGAAGAAAATGAGTGACATTATCCAAGAGATTGAACAATCGAAAGATCTTGAGACCAAATTATCTGTCACAACTTCTGATATTGATGTGCTACAGAATGAGCTAAAGCTAGCTAAGAAAATAGACAAAAGTGTTCAAAATAATGACAGCTTGAAGCATACCAAAGGTAGTTTTAGAAGACAAGAAGGGTCCGAGACTTCAGCTTTGTTGCAGTCAGTCACAGAAGAATTGAAGGCAGCAAAGAAGGAATTAGCTTCTATTAAAGAAGAAGGCTTTGACTTCATGTCCTCTATGGATGTTATAAGAGAGGAGCTCAAGCATGTTACAGAAGAAACAGCACGGTTGAAGAAAACAGAAGAGAAGAGTGATTTGACTGTCAAAAATCTTAATTTGAAGCTGCTACGAGCCCAGTCAAAACTTGAAGCTACATCTAAGGCTGAGGAAAACGCTAGATCAATTGCATCCAACCTAACTCTTACTCTTGAACAATTAAAAACAGACGCAGAGGCAGTGAAGAAAGAAAGGGAGCTCATCAGTGAAGAAACTGCAACAATCAATGCAGAAATTCAGAAAACCGACTCTGAGATAGACTTAAATGAGGAAAGATTACAATCTGCGATGCAAGAGCTTGAAGCGGTTAAATCTTCTGAGGCAATAGCTCTTGAGAAGCTACAAACTGTGACTGAGATTACTATGAGAGCTAGAGCTTCAGCATCTCAACAGAATTCCTCAATCTTCATCTCAAAGTTTGAATACGAGTATTTAACTGGACATGCAGTTGGAGCAGAAGAGGTTGCTGATAAAATGGTTGCTGCAGCTCAAGCATGGATTGAAGCTTTAAAGGCCAGTGAGAAGGAGATACTGATGCAAACTGAAGTAGCTCAGAGAGAAATCAGAGAACTAAGAATGGAGGAAGAGAAACAAGTTCTTAGAATGGAAAGGTCTCTTTCGGCAACAAAAGCAGTGGAGGGAGAAATACAAAACTCGAGGCTAAAGCGTCAGATGAGCAGAGGCAGGAGAACTGAAAACATGCAGCTTCAGTTGGCATTGCCAAAAAAATCCATCAAGGACAAGGGCAATCTGACTCCTGCAAGACGAGCAAAGCTCCGCAAGTCTGATTCACCAGCAATTCGGCATTTCCCTCGCTCAAGTTCTGTCAATCttaagaagaggaagaaagtaATGCCAAGTCTAGCCAAGTTCTTCAGaagcaagagaaaggaaaacgTTCTGTAAACCATCTGAAGATTGTTATGACTATTGCCACTCGTCTACCTGAGCTCCTTAGCAATTTGATCTGTACTGTCACATAATTTCAGCATTGGAAGCTCATCCTTTAAGTTTAATTTCAAAAAGTTCTTTGGGGATTGACAGCATAAGGCATGCATTTGAGAAAATTGTAATCGCTGTGCTGTTGAGCAGCTGCTAAGATTTGTATATAAATCACCCTTTTTTAGTTGTATGCTTTTAGGTTTTACACCAATGTTTAAAGTGCTGTCTGGTGCAGTTTTCACTCTGGCCTGATCTAGCCCACTTCATTACTTGTTTAAAAGAATACAGTTCCTCCTTATTTTTGCTTTAgggtgtttatttatttatttggccTTTCAGGATGGGTCGTGGCGGTGATGATGCATATTAGTAGGTGATTAGTTGCAGGACAACAGCGAGAGTGTGAGGAAAAGAATGATTAGTGCCTAAACATAAATTGATTTTGTAATGAGACTAGTTTCAAATCAATAGAAAGGGAGGATAACAGGTACATATGGCCTGCCACTTGAATGAATTCTGTATTCTTTGTAGAGGAGATAGTTCCAAGAGGGAATTGATGAAtatgaagttatttttttaaattaagaaaattttactccattacttgattttttatttggcCATAAAGATTCCTAATGTTAATGAGAATTCCCAGCATGAGCaaaagaaagtgtgacccaGCTTTATTAAATGCACTGGttcctcttttatatatatatatatatatatatatatataacactaATTATACAAGGATTCTAACTACCTCTTCATAGCTCTCCCACTGTGATGAGGCACTAGTGTACTAGAAATCATAGGAATTTATGTCCTTAACCCTTTGGATCCATAATATCCTATGCAATGTGGGACTATGTTGTAATATATCCTCCAATTTGTGTCACTCTTTgccttattccttatcatatagttttcataaaaaatctaaCATTTGTGTTAACAAATATCTTCTGATGATCCtgactataaaagtaataaccCAAAAATCCTCTTAGATATCCTATAAACTGATATACCTCTTAAGAAATACATTCTTGATGTTTTGTTcttaattctttctttattcttcatTTTAATTGTGTGAttctttgtttgaaaattattatttctctaagatatatatattttttaaatagaggaTTTCTAGCAATATAGTTCAACCATTACAACAACCAAGTGGTgaagaaagtgaaaaacaaagAGGCTTATTGGGATGATATTACAATTGATGCTTTTATCTAAGTTTATGTGACTGAAACTTTGGATGGAAATATACCAAATAGTCACTTCAACAAGTTGGGAtgtaaaaatgtgataaaagccttcaacaatttgattagaataaACTATCAATACAAGCAACTTAAGAATAAATAGAgttcttttaaaaaagattGGCAACTTTGGAATACCTTGATTGGGAAAGAGACTAGC
It contains:
- the LOC100244639 gene encoding protein PLASTID MOVEMENT IMPAIRED 2 isoform X1 yields the protein MFLVEMERGENNSRRRIGSFKADINMYGERNLEGSAALRKPHLEILEQKPSSIARELLLARRDIGRFSESRRAADSMKIEAESELFNAKKTVRTLSSLINESKAKAKMQDLEDIKKPEKREEGRASDVGKAENYQYAEVMKEVELMKQELSKLKLDMASVLEEKSRAEKEIEAASSKIWSYGSSANSLKKEIEEANEDQVLVELARIEAVKELVAIEAQREKEANEFSSAMEKTRKKMSDIIQEIEQSKDLETKLSVTTSDIDVLQNELKLAKKIDKSVQNNDSLKHTKGSFRRQEGSETSALLQSVTEELKAAKKELASIKEEGFDFMSSMDVIREELKHVTEETARLKKTEEKSDLTVKNLNLKLLRAQSKLEATSKAEENARSIASNLTLTLEQLKTDAEAVKKERELISEETATINAEIQKTDSEIDLNEERLQSAMQELEAVKSSEAIALEKLQTVTEITMRARASASQQNSSIFISKFEYEYLTGHAVGAEEVADKMVAAAQAWIEALKASEKEILMQTEVAQREIRELRMEEEKQVLRMERSLSATKAVEGEIQNSRLKRQMSRGRRTENMQLQLALPKKSIKDKGNLTPARRAKLRKSDSPAIRHFPRSSSVNLKKRKKVMPSLAKFFRSKRKENVL
- the LOC100244639 gene encoding protein PLASTID MOVEMENT IMPAIRED 2 isoform X2; this encodes MFLVEMERGENNSRRRIGSFKADINMYGERNLEGSAALRKPHLEILEKPSSIARELLLARRDIGRFSESRRAADSMKIEAESELFNAKKTVRTLSSLINESKAKAKMQDLEDIKKPEKREEGRASDVGKAENYQYAEVMKEVELMKQELSKLKLDMASVLEEKSRAEKEIEAASSKIWSYGSSANSLKKEIEEANEDQVLVELARIEAVKELVAIEAQREKEANEFSSAMEKTRKKMSDIIQEIEQSKDLETKLSVTTSDIDVLQNELKLAKKIDKSVQNNDSLKHTKGSFRRQEGSETSALLQSVTEELKAAKKELASIKEEGFDFMSSMDVIREELKHVTEETARLKKTEEKSDLTVKNLNLKLLRAQSKLEATSKAEENARSIASNLTLTLEQLKTDAEAVKKERELISEETATINAEIQKTDSEIDLNEERLQSAMQELEAVKSSEAIALEKLQTVTEITMRARASASQQNSSIFISKFEYEYLTGHAVGAEEVADKMVAAAQAWIEALKASEKEILMQTEVAQREIRELRMEEEKQVLRMERSLSATKAVEGEIQNSRLKRQMSRGRRTENMQLQLALPKKSIKDKGNLTPARRAKLRKSDSPAIRHFPRSSSVNLKKRKKVMPSLAKFFRSKRKENVL
- the LOC100244639 gene encoding protein PLASTID MOVEMENT IMPAIRED 2 isoform X3 codes for the protein MERGENNSRRRIGSFKADINMYGERNLEGSAALRKPHLEILEQKPSSIARELLLARRDIGRFSESRRAADSMKIEAESELFNAKKTVRTLSSLINESKAKAKMQDLEDIKKPEKREEGRASDVGKAENYQYAEVMKEVELMKQELSKLKLDMASVLEEKSRAEKEIEAASSKIWSYGSSANSLKKEIEEANEDQVLVELARIEAVKELVAIEAQREKEANEFSSAMEKTRKKMSDIIQEIEQSKDLETKLSVTTSDIDVLQNELKLAKKIDKSVQNNDSLKHTKGSFRRQEGSETSALLQSVTEELKAAKKELASIKEEGFDFMSSMDVIREELKHVTEETARLKKTEEKSDLTVKNLNLKLLRAQSKLEATSKAEENARSIASNLTLTLEQLKTDAEAVKKERELISEETATINAEIQKTDSEIDLNEERLQSAMQELEAVKSSEAIALEKLQTVTEITMRARASASQQNSSIFISKFEYEYLTGHAVGAEEVADKMVAAAQAWIEALKASEKEILMQTEVAQREIRELRMEEEKQVLRMERSLSATKAVEGEIQNSRLKRQMSRGRRTENMQLQLALPKKSIKDKGNLTPARRAKLRKSDSPAIRHFPRSSSVNLKKRKKVMPSLAKFFRSKRKENVL